One genomic region from Carcharodon carcharias isolate sCarCar2 chromosome 12, sCarCar2.pri, whole genome shotgun sequence encodes:
- the zdbf2 gene encoding DBF4-type zinc finger-containing protein 2 isoform X3 produces MNDSVGGDGPYPEQPIPETLSRQSRRGYCGCCKELYTCLDQHLQTIRHRQFASESRNQGQAKSLMERFLQDVIQYHPSRYKDNRSTYMDLPSVSAPLLPKKDLADTHSYQDDKDTVGTREELPSTDNESIRSAHFMVGRNATSYSRIKGSGASPMPIGAPQSHKDSMIKEPTSGEQLMDITSPTHKGLCRTAFLGVSEGVLSCNKMDRHGHRIGLGLYKPTPRKGIKDHDKPMAVSPPRCEQHEHWSPTSAQMNFPNVSSGPAFRFSKLHNVNSQGTIAGSPLPQLRDYTGTSNPCCVGGPSQAEECKPQNRNTVTCLSTLKETKIVDRIEDLVSQTIETVIQKYCNRQTSQSQDSDSENSAAEVKGIPTYCQLEKKRKAVETGLKSSISGTKWPPEGDQHPCNPSNSGEMVCNRQAMQDTASCFKKMLSLTLSNDRKSGRHHQGTGEDGSSGGSICSLGSQLGHLKSTSSSEWDTSVKVEKDCSRRASKDLELLTDTQITLEDRGYKTQLSSVLHFKPGECDKMEVNPISSENDMKVEHIEEKLQPLEAERKLRSLPYVPTSFAGKTWSEIMAEDDLKVEALVKEFKEGRYLCYFDSESLANHGKRPRKKHRSDMKGTSKVTSKASAETSLDVPVPELLPHLQEGNNEVEPSPALCKLEVVKKSALRHCRLASRCQVVKVSHGTQTSEVSYPVVKKKSRKMEQEPENVWTGPEQGRSDMKTRLCSLRLPRAYSKIMSPVQPRTVIYVLSSPDFTSTAQAVSREGKRNSKASEDSASPTKYKYKKSPVRYYDPATNRIVKTPPSSSFSAERLRRSASSHHVRQLFRSLSPDINVGQLTEQPKSRLKADLPKAGRKAGGVGLKAKDWALGESPSSDCPSKSTGTASSSRQPSLSRTLLGSDGPPPRRLPEQKVAVLSPLRRDTPDSPFGKLNVYVGPRSRRAPARENPAPAGSGEVRRVEGEKEEEEEASPSRRGATSQSDSGAPAVGVGVGVAVGVGVAAAAGPPPPRRPRLRSGFRAAPDKDGVSSGAKVLRWEAERSSGAKAARRHSPRQGTRKRK; encoded by the exons ATGAATGACAGTGTCGG TGGTGACGGACCCTATCCAGAACAGCCTATACCAGAGACGTTGTCAAGGCAGAGCAGGCGAGGCTATTGTGGCTGCTGTAAGGAGTTGTATACCTGTCTGGATCAG CACCTTCAGACCATTCGGCACAGGCAGTTTGCCAGTGAGTCCAGGAATCAAGGACAGGCTAAAAGCCTCATGGAGCGCTTCCTGCAGGATGTCATACAGTACCACCCTTCCCGATATAAAGACAACAG GTCAACATACATGGATCTACCATCAGTTAGTGCCCCGCTTCTACCCAAGAAAGACCTTGCAGACACGCATTCTTATCAAGATGACAAAGATACTGTTGGGACCAGAGAGGAGTTACCCAGCACGGATAACGAATCTATCCGATCAGCACACTTCATGGTTGGGAGGAACGCAACAAGTTACAGTCGGATCAAAGGCAGCGGTGCATCTCCAATGCCCATTGGGGCTCCACAAAGTCACAAAGATAGTATGATTAAAGAACCAACATCTGGAGAACAGTTGATGGACATCACCTCCCCTACCCATAAAGGCTTATGCAGGACTGCTTTCttaggtgtgagtgagggtgtcctATCATGCAATAAAATGGATAGGCATGGACATCGCATTGGCTTAGGCCTGTATAAACCCACACCAAGAAAAGGAATAAAGGACCATGATAAGCCCATGGCTGTTAGCCCCCCTAGATGTGAACAACATGAACATTGGAGTCCCACATCTGCTCAAATGAACTTTCCTAATGTCTCCTCAGGGCCAGCTTTTAGGTTTTCCAAATTGCACAATGTTAACTCTCAGGGCACAATAGCAGGGTCTCCTCTTCCTCAACTCAGGGACTACACAGGGACTAGTAACCCATGCTGCGTTGGTGGGCCAAGCCAAGCTGAGGAGTGCAAGCCACAGAACAGGAACACCGTCACTTGCCTCAGTACTCTCAAAGAAACCAAAATAGTGGACCGCATAGAGGATTTGGTGTCTCAGACCATTGAGACAGTCATTCAGAAATACTGTAACAGGCAAACGTCACAATCGcaagacagtgacagtgagaatTCAGCTGCGGAGGTGAAAGGGATACCTACATATTGCCAGcttgaaaagaaaagaaaagcagTAGAGACAGGCCTGAAGAGCAGTATTTCAGGTACAAAATGGCCGCCTGAAGGAGATCAGCATCCTTGTAACCCTTCAAACAGTGGTGAAATGGTTTGCAACAGACAGGCAATGCAGGATACTGCATCGTGCTTCAAGAAAATGCTATCTTTAACCCTCTCTAATGATAGAAAGTCTGGAAGGCACCACCAGGGCACTGGCGAAGATGGTAGTTCTGGTGGCAGCATTTGTTCTCTTGGCAGCCAACTGGGGCACTTGAAGTCTACCAGCAGCTCTGAATGGGACACCTCTGTCAAGGTAGAGAAGGACTGTTCAAGGAGAGCAAGCAAGGATTTGGAGCTGCTTACGGACACCCAAATAACCCTTGAAGACCGTGGCTATAAAACTCAGCTGAGCTCAGTCCTCCATTTCAAACCAGGTGAGTGTGACAAAATGGAAGTAAATCCCATCTCTTCAGAGAATGACATGAAAGTGGAACACATTGAAGAAAAACTGCAGCCTCTTGAAGCTGAGCGAAAGCTTCGGTCTCTACCATACGTGCCTACTTCTTTTGCTGGAAAGACCTGGTCAGAAATTATGGCTGAGGATGATCTGAAAGTGGAGGCACTGGTAAAGGAGTTCAAGGAGGGGCGATATTTGTGTTATTTTGATAGCGAGTCTTTGGCCAACCATGGAAAGAGACCAAGGAAAAAGCATAGATCTGATATGAAAGGCACTTCAAAGGTTACTTCCAAGGCGTCGGCTGAAACAAGCTTAGATGTCCCTGTTCCTGAGCTATTGCCACACCTGCAAGAGGGGAACAATGAGGTTGAGCCTTCCCCTGCTCTTTGCAAGCTGGAAGTGGTGAAGAAGTCAGCTTTGAGGCACTGTCGCTTGGCATCCAGGTGCCAGGTTGTCAAAGTCAGTCATGGCACCCAAACTAGCGAGGTCAGCTACCCAGTAGTCAAAAAGAAATCCAGAAAGATGGAGCAGGAGCCGGAGAACGTTTGGACTGGGCCAGAGCAAGGGAGGTCTGATATGAAAACCAGGTTGTGCTCGTTGAGGTTGCCCAGAGCCTATAGCAAGATCATGAGCCCAGTCCAGCCCAGGACAGTCATTTACGTCCTGTCCTCGCCCGACTTCACGTCCACGGCGCAAGCGGTCTCGCGGGAAGGCAAGAGGAACTCCAAGGCGTCGGAGGACAGCGCCAGCCCCACCAAATACAAGTACAAGAAGTCGCCGGTGCGCTATTACGACCCGGCCACGAACAGGATCGTGAAGACCCCCCCGAGCAGCAGCTTCAGCGCCGAGCGCCTGAGGAGATCGGCGTCGTCGCACCATGTGCGCCAGCTCTTCCGCAGCCTCAGCCCCGACATCAACGTGGGGCAGCTCACCGAGCAGCCTAAGTCCCGGCTGAAGGCCGACCTGCCCAAGGCCGGGCGGAAGGCGGGCGGCGTGGGCCTCAAGGCCAAGGACTGGGCCCTGGGGGAGAGCCCGAGCAGCGACTGCCCGTCCAAAAGCACCGGCACCGCCTCCAGCTCCCGCCAGCCTTCGCTGTCCCGGACGCTCCTGGGCTCGGACGGGCCTCCGCCGCGGCGCCTGCCGGAGCAGAAGGTGGCCGTCCTGTCGCCGCTCAGGAGGGACACGCCCGACTCCCCATTCGGCAAACTCAACGTCTACGTGGGCCCGCGGAGCCGGCGGGCGCCCGCCAGGGAGAACCCGGCCCCGGCAGGCTCCGGGGAAGTGAGGCgggtggagggggagaaggaggaggaggaggaggcctcgCCGAGCCGGAGGGGCGCGACGTCACAATCGGACTCGGGGGCTCCGGCggtcggggtcggggtcggggtcgcGGTCGGGGTCGGGGTCGCGGCCGCAGCCGGCCCCCCGCCACCGCGCAGGCCCCGCCTGCGGTCCGGCTTCCGGGCGGCCCCGGACAAGGACGGTGTTTCCTCGGGCGCCAAGGTGCTTCGTTGGGAAGCCGAACGCAGCAGCGGGGCGAAGGCGGCTCGGCGGCACAGCCCCCGCCAGGGCACCCGCAAGAGGAAGTGA
- the zdbf2 gene encoding DBF4-type zinc finger-containing protein 2 isoform X1: MNYLHSREERILFSILQHNLVDLLDDVMLDLVNFSAQRGVSECFAEMNDSVGGDGPYPEQPIPETLSRQSRRGYCGCCKELYTCLDQHLQTIRHRQFASESRNQGQAKSLMERFLQDVIQYHPSRYKDNRSTYMDLPSVSAPLLPKKDLADTHSYQDDKDTVGTREELPSTDNESIRSAHFMVGRNATSYSRIKGSGASPMPIGAPQSHKDSMIKEPTSGEQLMDITSPTHKGLCRTAFLGVSEGVLSCNKMDRHGHRIGLGLYKPTPRKGIKDHDKPMAVSPPRCEQHEHWSPTSAQMNFPNVSSGPAFRFSKLHNVNSQGTIAGSPLPQLRDYTGTSNPCCVGGPSQAEECKPQNRNTVTCLSTLKETKIVDRIEDLVSQTIETVIQKYCNRQTSQSQDSDSENSAAEVKGIPTYCQLEKKRKAVETGLKSSISGTKWPPEGDQHPCNPSNSGEMVCNRQAMQDTASCFKKMLSLTLSNDRKSGRHHQGTGEDGSSGGSICSLGSQLGHLKSTSSSEWDTSVKVEKDCSRRASKDLELLTDTQITLEDRGYKTQLSSVLHFKPGECDKMEVNPISSENDMKVEHIEEKLQPLEAERKLRSLPYVPTSFAGKTWSEIMAEDDLKVEALVKEFKEGRYLCYFDSESLANHGKRPRKKHRSDMKGTSKVTSKASAETSLDVPVPELLPHLQEGNNEVEPSPALCKLEVVKKSALRHCRLASRCQVVKVSHGTQTSEVSYPVVKKKSRKMEQEPENVWTGPEQGRSDMKTRLCSLRLPRAYSKIMSPVQPRTVIYVLSSPDFTSTAQAVSREGKRNSKASEDSASPTKYKYKKSPVRYYDPATNRIVKTPPSSSFSAERLRRSASSHHVRQLFRSLSPDINVGQLTEQPKSRLKADLPKAGRKAGGVGLKAKDWALGESPSSDCPSKSTGTASSSRQPSLSRTLLGSDGPPPRRLPEQKVAVLSPLRRDTPDSPFGKLNVYVGPRSRRAPARENPAPAGSGEVRRVEGEKEEEEEASPSRRGATSQSDSGAPAVGVGVGVAVGVGVAAAAGPPPPRRPRLRSGFRAAPDKDGVSSGAKVLRWEAERSSGAKAARRHSPRQGTRKRK; the protein is encoded by the exons ATGAATTATTTGCACTCCAGAGAGGAGAG AATTCTGTTTTCAATCCTGCAGCATAATTTGGTAGACCTGTTGGATGATGTGATGCTAGATCTCGTGAACTTCA GTGCACaaaggggagtgagtgagtgcttcGCAGAAATGAATGACAGTGTCGG TGGTGACGGACCCTATCCAGAACAGCCTATACCAGAGACGTTGTCAAGGCAGAGCAGGCGAGGCTATTGTGGCTGCTGTAAGGAGTTGTATACCTGTCTGGATCAG CACCTTCAGACCATTCGGCACAGGCAGTTTGCCAGTGAGTCCAGGAATCAAGGACAGGCTAAAAGCCTCATGGAGCGCTTCCTGCAGGATGTCATACAGTACCACCCTTCCCGATATAAAGACAACAG GTCAACATACATGGATCTACCATCAGTTAGTGCCCCGCTTCTACCCAAGAAAGACCTTGCAGACACGCATTCTTATCAAGATGACAAAGATACTGTTGGGACCAGAGAGGAGTTACCCAGCACGGATAACGAATCTATCCGATCAGCACACTTCATGGTTGGGAGGAACGCAACAAGTTACAGTCGGATCAAAGGCAGCGGTGCATCTCCAATGCCCATTGGGGCTCCACAAAGTCACAAAGATAGTATGATTAAAGAACCAACATCTGGAGAACAGTTGATGGACATCACCTCCCCTACCCATAAAGGCTTATGCAGGACTGCTTTCttaggtgtgagtgagggtgtcctATCATGCAATAAAATGGATAGGCATGGACATCGCATTGGCTTAGGCCTGTATAAACCCACACCAAGAAAAGGAATAAAGGACCATGATAAGCCCATGGCTGTTAGCCCCCCTAGATGTGAACAACATGAACATTGGAGTCCCACATCTGCTCAAATGAACTTTCCTAATGTCTCCTCAGGGCCAGCTTTTAGGTTTTCCAAATTGCACAATGTTAACTCTCAGGGCACAATAGCAGGGTCTCCTCTTCCTCAACTCAGGGACTACACAGGGACTAGTAACCCATGCTGCGTTGGTGGGCCAAGCCAAGCTGAGGAGTGCAAGCCACAGAACAGGAACACCGTCACTTGCCTCAGTACTCTCAAAGAAACCAAAATAGTGGACCGCATAGAGGATTTGGTGTCTCAGACCATTGAGACAGTCATTCAGAAATACTGTAACAGGCAAACGTCACAATCGcaagacagtgacagtgagaatTCAGCTGCGGAGGTGAAAGGGATACCTACATATTGCCAGcttgaaaagaaaagaaaagcagTAGAGACAGGCCTGAAGAGCAGTATTTCAGGTACAAAATGGCCGCCTGAAGGAGATCAGCATCCTTGTAACCCTTCAAACAGTGGTGAAATGGTTTGCAACAGACAGGCAATGCAGGATACTGCATCGTGCTTCAAGAAAATGCTATCTTTAACCCTCTCTAATGATAGAAAGTCTGGAAGGCACCACCAGGGCACTGGCGAAGATGGTAGTTCTGGTGGCAGCATTTGTTCTCTTGGCAGCCAACTGGGGCACTTGAAGTCTACCAGCAGCTCTGAATGGGACACCTCTGTCAAGGTAGAGAAGGACTGTTCAAGGAGAGCAAGCAAGGATTTGGAGCTGCTTACGGACACCCAAATAACCCTTGAAGACCGTGGCTATAAAACTCAGCTGAGCTCAGTCCTCCATTTCAAACCAGGTGAGTGTGACAAAATGGAAGTAAATCCCATCTCTTCAGAGAATGACATGAAAGTGGAACACATTGAAGAAAAACTGCAGCCTCTTGAAGCTGAGCGAAAGCTTCGGTCTCTACCATACGTGCCTACTTCTTTTGCTGGAAAGACCTGGTCAGAAATTATGGCTGAGGATGATCTGAAAGTGGAGGCACTGGTAAAGGAGTTCAAGGAGGGGCGATATTTGTGTTATTTTGATAGCGAGTCTTTGGCCAACCATGGAAAGAGACCAAGGAAAAAGCATAGATCTGATATGAAAGGCACTTCAAAGGTTACTTCCAAGGCGTCGGCTGAAACAAGCTTAGATGTCCCTGTTCCTGAGCTATTGCCACACCTGCAAGAGGGGAACAATGAGGTTGAGCCTTCCCCTGCTCTTTGCAAGCTGGAAGTGGTGAAGAAGTCAGCTTTGAGGCACTGTCGCTTGGCATCCAGGTGCCAGGTTGTCAAAGTCAGTCATGGCACCCAAACTAGCGAGGTCAGCTACCCAGTAGTCAAAAAGAAATCCAGAAAGATGGAGCAGGAGCCGGAGAACGTTTGGACTGGGCCAGAGCAAGGGAGGTCTGATATGAAAACCAGGTTGTGCTCGTTGAGGTTGCCCAGAGCCTATAGCAAGATCATGAGCCCAGTCCAGCCCAGGACAGTCATTTACGTCCTGTCCTCGCCCGACTTCACGTCCACGGCGCAAGCGGTCTCGCGGGAAGGCAAGAGGAACTCCAAGGCGTCGGAGGACAGCGCCAGCCCCACCAAATACAAGTACAAGAAGTCGCCGGTGCGCTATTACGACCCGGCCACGAACAGGATCGTGAAGACCCCCCCGAGCAGCAGCTTCAGCGCCGAGCGCCTGAGGAGATCGGCGTCGTCGCACCATGTGCGCCAGCTCTTCCGCAGCCTCAGCCCCGACATCAACGTGGGGCAGCTCACCGAGCAGCCTAAGTCCCGGCTGAAGGCCGACCTGCCCAAGGCCGGGCGGAAGGCGGGCGGCGTGGGCCTCAAGGCCAAGGACTGGGCCCTGGGGGAGAGCCCGAGCAGCGACTGCCCGTCCAAAAGCACCGGCACCGCCTCCAGCTCCCGCCAGCCTTCGCTGTCCCGGACGCTCCTGGGCTCGGACGGGCCTCCGCCGCGGCGCCTGCCGGAGCAGAAGGTGGCCGTCCTGTCGCCGCTCAGGAGGGACACGCCCGACTCCCCATTCGGCAAACTCAACGTCTACGTGGGCCCGCGGAGCCGGCGGGCGCCCGCCAGGGAGAACCCGGCCCCGGCAGGCTCCGGGGAAGTGAGGCgggtggagggggagaaggaggaggaggaggaggcctcgCCGAGCCGGAGGGGCGCGACGTCACAATCGGACTCGGGGGCTCCGGCggtcggggtcggggtcggggtcgcGGTCGGGGTCGGGGTCGCGGCCGCAGCCGGCCCCCCGCCACCGCGCAGGCCCCGCCTGCGGTCCGGCTTCCGGGCGGCCCCGGACAAGGACGGTGTTTCCTCGGGCGCCAAGGTGCTTCGTTGGGAAGCCGAACGCAGCAGCGGGGCGAAGGCGGCTCGGCGGCACAGCCCCCGCCAGGGCACCCGCAAGAGGAAGTGA
- the zdbf2 gene encoding DBF4-type zinc finger-containing protein 2 isoform X2, producing MLDLVNFSAQRGVSECFAEMNDSVGGDGPYPEQPIPETLSRQSRRGYCGCCKELYTCLDQHLQTIRHRQFASESRNQGQAKSLMERFLQDVIQYHPSRYKDNRSTYMDLPSVSAPLLPKKDLADTHSYQDDKDTVGTREELPSTDNESIRSAHFMVGRNATSYSRIKGSGASPMPIGAPQSHKDSMIKEPTSGEQLMDITSPTHKGLCRTAFLGVSEGVLSCNKMDRHGHRIGLGLYKPTPRKGIKDHDKPMAVSPPRCEQHEHWSPTSAQMNFPNVSSGPAFRFSKLHNVNSQGTIAGSPLPQLRDYTGTSNPCCVGGPSQAEECKPQNRNTVTCLSTLKETKIVDRIEDLVSQTIETVIQKYCNRQTSQSQDSDSENSAAEVKGIPTYCQLEKKRKAVETGLKSSISGTKWPPEGDQHPCNPSNSGEMVCNRQAMQDTASCFKKMLSLTLSNDRKSGRHHQGTGEDGSSGGSICSLGSQLGHLKSTSSSEWDTSVKVEKDCSRRASKDLELLTDTQITLEDRGYKTQLSSVLHFKPGECDKMEVNPISSENDMKVEHIEEKLQPLEAERKLRSLPYVPTSFAGKTWSEIMAEDDLKVEALVKEFKEGRYLCYFDSESLANHGKRPRKKHRSDMKGTSKVTSKASAETSLDVPVPELLPHLQEGNNEVEPSPALCKLEVVKKSALRHCRLASRCQVVKVSHGTQTSEVSYPVVKKKSRKMEQEPENVWTGPEQGRSDMKTRLCSLRLPRAYSKIMSPVQPRTVIYVLSSPDFTSTAQAVSREGKRNSKASEDSASPTKYKYKKSPVRYYDPATNRIVKTPPSSSFSAERLRRSASSHHVRQLFRSLSPDINVGQLTEQPKSRLKADLPKAGRKAGGVGLKAKDWALGESPSSDCPSKSTGTASSSRQPSLSRTLLGSDGPPPRRLPEQKVAVLSPLRRDTPDSPFGKLNVYVGPRSRRAPARENPAPAGSGEVRRVEGEKEEEEEASPSRRGATSQSDSGAPAVGVGVGVAVGVGVAAAAGPPPPRRPRLRSGFRAAPDKDGVSSGAKVLRWEAERSSGAKAARRHSPRQGTRKRK from the exons ATGCTAGATCTCGTGAACTTCA GTGCACaaaggggagtgagtgagtgcttcGCAGAAATGAATGACAGTGTCGG TGGTGACGGACCCTATCCAGAACAGCCTATACCAGAGACGTTGTCAAGGCAGAGCAGGCGAGGCTATTGTGGCTGCTGTAAGGAGTTGTATACCTGTCTGGATCAG CACCTTCAGACCATTCGGCACAGGCAGTTTGCCAGTGAGTCCAGGAATCAAGGACAGGCTAAAAGCCTCATGGAGCGCTTCCTGCAGGATGTCATACAGTACCACCCTTCCCGATATAAAGACAACAG GTCAACATACATGGATCTACCATCAGTTAGTGCCCCGCTTCTACCCAAGAAAGACCTTGCAGACACGCATTCTTATCAAGATGACAAAGATACTGTTGGGACCAGAGAGGAGTTACCCAGCACGGATAACGAATCTATCCGATCAGCACACTTCATGGTTGGGAGGAACGCAACAAGTTACAGTCGGATCAAAGGCAGCGGTGCATCTCCAATGCCCATTGGGGCTCCACAAAGTCACAAAGATAGTATGATTAAAGAACCAACATCTGGAGAACAGTTGATGGACATCACCTCCCCTACCCATAAAGGCTTATGCAGGACTGCTTTCttaggtgtgagtgagggtgtcctATCATGCAATAAAATGGATAGGCATGGACATCGCATTGGCTTAGGCCTGTATAAACCCACACCAAGAAAAGGAATAAAGGACCATGATAAGCCCATGGCTGTTAGCCCCCCTAGATGTGAACAACATGAACATTGGAGTCCCACATCTGCTCAAATGAACTTTCCTAATGTCTCCTCAGGGCCAGCTTTTAGGTTTTCCAAATTGCACAATGTTAACTCTCAGGGCACAATAGCAGGGTCTCCTCTTCCTCAACTCAGGGACTACACAGGGACTAGTAACCCATGCTGCGTTGGTGGGCCAAGCCAAGCTGAGGAGTGCAAGCCACAGAACAGGAACACCGTCACTTGCCTCAGTACTCTCAAAGAAACCAAAATAGTGGACCGCATAGAGGATTTGGTGTCTCAGACCATTGAGACAGTCATTCAGAAATACTGTAACAGGCAAACGTCACAATCGcaagacagtgacagtgagaatTCAGCTGCGGAGGTGAAAGGGATACCTACATATTGCCAGcttgaaaagaaaagaaaagcagTAGAGACAGGCCTGAAGAGCAGTATTTCAGGTACAAAATGGCCGCCTGAAGGAGATCAGCATCCTTGTAACCCTTCAAACAGTGGTGAAATGGTTTGCAACAGACAGGCAATGCAGGATACTGCATCGTGCTTCAAGAAAATGCTATCTTTAACCCTCTCTAATGATAGAAAGTCTGGAAGGCACCACCAGGGCACTGGCGAAGATGGTAGTTCTGGTGGCAGCATTTGTTCTCTTGGCAGCCAACTGGGGCACTTGAAGTCTACCAGCAGCTCTGAATGGGACACCTCTGTCAAGGTAGAGAAGGACTGTTCAAGGAGAGCAAGCAAGGATTTGGAGCTGCTTACGGACACCCAAATAACCCTTGAAGACCGTGGCTATAAAACTCAGCTGAGCTCAGTCCTCCATTTCAAACCAGGTGAGTGTGACAAAATGGAAGTAAATCCCATCTCTTCAGAGAATGACATGAAAGTGGAACACATTGAAGAAAAACTGCAGCCTCTTGAAGCTGAGCGAAAGCTTCGGTCTCTACCATACGTGCCTACTTCTTTTGCTGGAAAGACCTGGTCAGAAATTATGGCTGAGGATGATCTGAAAGTGGAGGCACTGGTAAAGGAGTTCAAGGAGGGGCGATATTTGTGTTATTTTGATAGCGAGTCTTTGGCCAACCATGGAAAGAGACCAAGGAAAAAGCATAGATCTGATATGAAAGGCACTTCAAAGGTTACTTCCAAGGCGTCGGCTGAAACAAGCTTAGATGTCCCTGTTCCTGAGCTATTGCCACACCTGCAAGAGGGGAACAATGAGGTTGAGCCTTCCCCTGCTCTTTGCAAGCTGGAAGTGGTGAAGAAGTCAGCTTTGAGGCACTGTCGCTTGGCATCCAGGTGCCAGGTTGTCAAAGTCAGTCATGGCACCCAAACTAGCGAGGTCAGCTACCCAGTAGTCAAAAAGAAATCCAGAAAGATGGAGCAGGAGCCGGAGAACGTTTGGACTGGGCCAGAGCAAGGGAGGTCTGATATGAAAACCAGGTTGTGCTCGTTGAGGTTGCCCAGAGCCTATAGCAAGATCATGAGCCCAGTCCAGCCCAGGACAGTCATTTACGTCCTGTCCTCGCCCGACTTCACGTCCACGGCGCAAGCGGTCTCGCGGGAAGGCAAGAGGAACTCCAAGGCGTCGGAGGACAGCGCCAGCCCCACCAAATACAAGTACAAGAAGTCGCCGGTGCGCTATTACGACCCGGCCACGAACAGGATCGTGAAGACCCCCCCGAGCAGCAGCTTCAGCGCCGAGCGCCTGAGGAGATCGGCGTCGTCGCACCATGTGCGCCAGCTCTTCCGCAGCCTCAGCCCCGACATCAACGTGGGGCAGCTCACCGAGCAGCCTAAGTCCCGGCTGAAGGCCGACCTGCCCAAGGCCGGGCGGAAGGCGGGCGGCGTGGGCCTCAAGGCCAAGGACTGGGCCCTGGGGGAGAGCCCGAGCAGCGACTGCCCGTCCAAAAGCACCGGCACCGCCTCCAGCTCCCGCCAGCCTTCGCTGTCCCGGACGCTCCTGGGCTCGGACGGGCCTCCGCCGCGGCGCCTGCCGGAGCAGAAGGTGGCCGTCCTGTCGCCGCTCAGGAGGGACACGCCCGACTCCCCATTCGGCAAACTCAACGTCTACGTGGGCCCGCGGAGCCGGCGGGCGCCCGCCAGGGAGAACCCGGCCCCGGCAGGCTCCGGGGAAGTGAGGCgggtggagggggagaaggaggaggaggaggaggcctcgCCGAGCCGGAGGGGCGCGACGTCACAATCGGACTCGGGGGCTCCGGCggtcggggtcggggtcggggtcgcGGTCGGGGTCGGGGTCGCGGCCGCAGCCGGCCCCCCGCCACCGCGCAGGCCCCGCCTGCGGTCCGGCTTCCGGGCGGCCCCGGACAAGGACGGTGTTTCCTCGGGCGCCAAGGTGCTTCGTTGGGAAGCCGAACGCAGCAGCGGGGCGAAGGCGGCTCGGCGGCACAGCCCCCGCCAGGGCACCCGCAAGAGGAAGTGA